Proteins encoded by one window of Lathyrus oleraceus cultivar Zhongwan6 chromosome 1, CAAS_Psat_ZW6_1.0, whole genome shotgun sequence:
- the LOC127099624 gene encoding uncharacterized protein LOC127099624: MVVDEEVQAGNVSKGDSPDVEGTDNDPQGGNDDQDEEVVEEEEEEVEEPPVFDDAPDADDGEELEDQDDNGEGGQGEINEGQPQGQTPVTPTTKVIPKGIRASTRATMGHSLEELVALKQSQPLEYLKAMLSRRESSYERSLSTSTTSEDQSSSRPANEALLSQVNLLDVSPEVANIILELGTMIGQVVEDNKLLLQITKEIEQKIGVEAASCDAASKSTNKALELEETKKKNQTEIENHDRDIAS; encoded by the exons ATGGTGGTGGACGAAGAAGTCCAAGCTGGCAATGTTTCTAAAGGTGATTCACCTGATGTCGAAGGTACAGATAATGACCCTCAAGGAGGAAATGACGACCAAGATGAGGAGGTagtggaagaagaagaagaagaagtcgaAGAGCCGCCGGTATTCGATGATGCTCCTGATGCTGATGATGGGGAGGAACTTGAGGACCAAGATGACAATGGTGAGGGGGGCCAGGGTGAAATAAACGAAGGACAACCTCAGGGCCAAACTCCTGTAACCCCCACAACTAAAGTTATTCCTAAGGGTATCAGAGCTTCGACAAGAGCAACTATGGGTCACTCTTTAGAGGAATTAGTAGCTCTGAAACAAAGCCAACCCCTTGAGTATCTGAAGGCTATGCTGAGTCGAAGAGAAAGCTCATATGAAAGAAGTCTTAGCACTTCTACAACCTCTGAGGATCAATCTTCGAGCAGACCAGCGAATGAG GCTCTCCTCAGCCAAGTTAATTTGTTGGATGTTTCTCCTGAAGTTGCCAATATCATCTTGGAGTTGGGTACCATGATAGGACAGGTTGTCGAGGACAATAAACTACTTCTCCAAATTACCAAAGAAATCGAACAGAAAATAGGTGTTGAGGCTGCTTCTTGTGATGCAGCTAGTAAATCGACCAACAAGGCGCTGGAACTGGAGGAGACGAAGAAGAAAAACCAGACAGAGATCGAAAACCATGATCGTGACATTGCCTCTTGA